The proteins below come from a single Streptomyces tubercidicus genomic window:
- a CDS encoding ArnT family glycosyltransferase — protein MSTQQPGTQQSGTQQSGTQRPGTWRSGPRQAVAPEPPEPPEPPVRWARPALLALLLVTAVLYLWSLSASGYANQFYSAAVQAGSESWKAFFFGSSDAANSITVDKPPAALWPMALSVRLFGLSSWAILVPEALMGVAAVGVLHGAVRRRFGAGAGLLAGGALAVTPVAALMFRFNNPDALLCLLMVGAIACVLRALEDGRTKWLLLAGVCFGLGFLTKTLQAWLILPPLAVVYACCAPVALRRRFGQLLLAGLVIVVSGGWWVAIVELWPAASRPYIGGSQHNSFLELTFGYNGFGRLSGNETGSVGGGRPGGGPGGGGGGGAWGETGITRLFSSDMGGQISWLLPAALILLVAGVALLWRARRADAAEQAGQRAEFLVWGGALLMTFTTFSFMSGIFHQYYNIALAPYIAALVGMGAALLWRRGGRGAALVLAGTVAVTAGWSFVLLNRSPDWLPWLRWTVLALGLLAALGLLLSVRAGAGSRAGVAAGASRRVAVLAAGLGVVTALAGPVAYTLDTVNTAKGGSIIMAGPSVQGGRAGPGGGFPGARMRGRNGGVPGAQPGFPGGKGGMGGFGERGAGRMGGMGGLVNGAKVSDRAKELLKKDADDYTWAAATIGSQNAASYQLATGKPVMAIGGFNGSDPSPTLARFKEYVADGKIHYFLAGGRGGPGGDRGGSSQITSWVTKTFKKVTVGSTTFYDLTRKA, from the coding sequence ATGAGCACGCAGCAACCCGGTACGCAGCAATCCGGCACGCAGCAATCCGGTACGCAACGGCCCGGTACGTGGCGGTCCGGCCCCCGGCAGGCCGTGGCGCCGGAGCCGCCGGAGCCGCCGGAGCCGCCGGTGCGCTGGGCGCGGCCCGCGCTGCTGGCGTTGTTGCTGGTCACAGCGGTGCTCTACCTCTGGAGCCTGTCCGCTTCCGGGTATGCCAACCAGTTCTACTCGGCCGCCGTACAGGCCGGCAGTGAGAGCTGGAAGGCGTTCTTCTTCGGCTCGTCCGATGCGGCGAACTCCATCACCGTCGACAAGCCGCCGGCCGCGCTCTGGCCGATGGCGCTGTCCGTACGGCTCTTCGGGCTCAGCTCCTGGGCGATCCTGGTGCCCGAGGCGCTGATGGGCGTGGCGGCGGTCGGGGTGCTTCACGGGGCCGTACGGCGGAGGTTCGGCGCGGGCGCGGGGCTGCTGGCGGGCGGGGCGCTGGCGGTGACGCCGGTCGCGGCGCTGATGTTCCGGTTCAACAACCCCGATGCGCTGCTGTGCCTGCTGATGGTCGGTGCGATTGCCTGCGTGTTGCGTGCCCTGGAGGACGGCCGGACGAAGTGGCTGCTCCTGGCCGGGGTCTGCTTCGGGCTCGGGTTTCTCACCAAGACGCTGCAGGCGTGGCTGATCCTGCCGCCGCTCGCCGTGGTCTACGCCTGCTGTGCGCCGGTGGCGCTGCGCCGGCGGTTCGGCCAGCTGCTGCTCGCCGGGCTGGTGATCGTGGTGTCCGGCGGCTGGTGGGTGGCGATCGTCGAGCTGTGGCCGGCGGCCTCGCGCCCGTATATCGGCGGCTCGCAGCACAACAGCTTTCTGGAGCTGACCTTCGGCTACAACGGCTTCGGGCGGCTCAGCGGCAACGAGACCGGCAGCGTCGGCGGAGGCCGTCCCGGTGGAGGTCCCGGTGGCGGTGGCGGTGGCGGCGCCTGGGGCGAGACGGGGATCACCCGGCTGTTCTCGTCCGACATGGGCGGGCAGATCTCCTGGCTGCTCCCGGCGGCGCTGATTCTGCTGGTCGCGGGCGTGGCGCTGCTGTGGCGGGCGCGGCGCGCGGACGCCGCTGAACAGGCCGGTCAGCGAGCCGAGTTCCTGGTCTGGGGCGGCGCGCTGCTGATGACCTTCACGACCTTCAGCTTTATGTCCGGGATCTTCCATCAGTACTACAACATCGCGCTGGCCCCGTATATCGCGGCGCTGGTCGGGATGGGGGCGGCGCTGTTGTGGCGGCGCGGAGGACGGGGCGCGGCGCTCGTCCTGGCCGGAACGGTGGCGGTGACCGCCGGATGGTCGTTCGTGCTGCTGAACCGGTCGCCGGACTGGCTGCCGTGGCTGCGCTGGACGGTACTGGCGCTCGGCCTCCTGGCGGCGCTGGGGCTGCTGCTGTCGGTGCGGGCGGGGGCCGGGTCACGGGCGGGCGTGGCGGCAGGGGCGAGCCGACGGGTTGCCGTGCTCGCGGCCGGCCTCGGGGTGGTGACGGCGCTGGCCGGCCCCGTCGCGTACACGCTCGATACGGTCAACACGGCCAAGGGCGGCTCGATCATCATGGCTGGCCCCTCGGTGCAGGGCGGCAGGGCCGGCCCCGGCGGCGGCTTCCCGGGCGCCAGGATGCGCGGCCGCAACGGCGGAGTGCCGGGCGCTCAGCCGGGCTTCCCCGGCGGCAAGGGCGGCATGGGCGGCTTCGGCGAGCGCGGTGCCGGCCGGATGGGCGGTATGGGCGGCCTGGTCAATGGTGCCAAGGTGAGCGACCGGGCCAAGGAGCTCCTGAAGAAGGACGCGGACGACTACACCTGGGCCGCCGCAACCATCGGCTCCCAGAACGCCGCGAGCTACCAACTGGCCACCGGAAAGCCGGTGATGGCCATCGGCGGCTTCAACGGGAGCGACCCGTCACCGACCCTCGCCCGGTTCAAGGAGTATGTCGCGGACGGAAAGATCCACTACTTCCTCGCGGGCGGACGGGGCGGCCCCGGCGGCGACCGTGGCGGCTCGTCGCAGATCACGTCCTGGGTGACGAAGACCTTCAAGAAGGTCACCGTCGGCAGCACCACCTTCTACGACCTGACCCGGAAGGCGTGA